A region of the Chelatococcus sp. YT9 genome:
GATCGAGCAGATGATCCGCACGGAGGAGTTGGCCGCAGGATCACGGTTGCCGGGGGAGCGTGAGCTGGCGGAGACACTCGGCGTCAGCCGACCGTCTCTGCGAGAGGCGCTGATTGCCCTGGAAACCGCTGGACTGATTGAAGTTCGCGGCGGTGGCGGTACTTTCGTCCGCACGGCGCAATCGTCCGTTGGAATTTTTTCCTTTACAGGCGAGATGGACCTTGGCCCCGGCACCCTTGAGCAATTTGAGGCGCGCCGGGCAATCGAGCCGGCCTGTGCCGAACTCGCCGCATCTTACGCCACTCCGGAGCAGATTAGCGCGCTCGAGGCCTCCCTACGCAGGATGGCGCGGATAATTCGCGCTGGGCGCAATCCGTCAGCTGAACATCAGGCTTTCCATCTCCTGGTTGCCGAAGCGTCACGAAACTCCATTCTGGCGAGCGCGGTTCGCGAGCTGTGGCGTTTACGTCAGGAGCCGATGTGGAGCATTCTTCGCGAGCGTGTTGAGAACAGGGAAAGCTACGAACTCGGCCTCAAGTTCCGCCGCGACCTGATCGACTGCCTGAAGCGCCATGATGCCACTGCTGCCAGACGCGCGGTCGAGGCTCATTTCACGCGGCTTGACGAGATGTACTTTGATCGGAAGGTATAATTCGCTTTATATCATAATAAAAGCCGGAGGGGCGCGAAAATGAAACGTGTAATCATCTTATCTGGGATCGCCTGCATGTACTTCGCGGGTGCTTTGTCCACCGCGGCCGCGGATACGACGCTGCGCATGTGGACATTCCTGGATCCCGGGAAGCAGGGTGGCCGGGAGCAGGCGTTGAAGACGATTATCGAGGAGTTCGAGAAAGCCAATCCGGGCATCAAGATCAAGGTCGAGCCGCAGGTCTGGACGACGCTGGCCGAAAAGTTCGTTCTCGCAAACAACTCTGGCCAGGCACCGGACATCAGCTGGGTCAATGCGGAAAATCTTGGGCTTGTCTTGAGCTCCGATGTGGCCGCCGACCTGAGTAAACGCGTGCTCGCGAAATGGTCTCCCGAGCGCAAGAACGACTTGGTCATGCCAAAAGCCTTTGACGCTGTGACGGTGGATGGACAAGTGTTGGCCGTACCCATCATGGCCACGACCTGGGTGATGATGTACCGCAAGGATCTGTTCGCCAAAGCAGGTATTGACGTCAAATCCATCGCGACCTGGGAGGGAGTAACCGAGGCCGCCAAGAAGTTGACGAAAGATACTAATGACGACGGGGTCCCGGATACATGGGGTATAGGTCTCGGGCTTGCGCAGGAGCGCTTCTCGGCGACGCCGGCTCCGCTTGCCGCCTATGAAGGCCAAGGCGGGTTCTTCGGCAAGGACTGCAAGGCCAATATCGTGGGGAAGGGCTCGGAACAGGCGGTCGCCCTTCAGGCAAGCTGGATCAACGATCACAAAGTCGTCCCGCGCGAAGCGCTCTCGATGACCTCGGACGATGCCATCGACCAATTCTCGGCGGGCCGCTATGCCATGGCTGTCGTGGCAAACAGTCGCTTCGAGCAAATTCAAAGGAACGCGGCGGGATGGGACAAGAACGATCTTGGGCAGGCACCGATTCCCGGCTGGACCAAGGACAAGCCGGGCCCCATGCTGGTCAGTGGCTGGTTCGCCGTCGTGTCCAACAAGTCGCCCCATGTGGAGATCGCGGCGAAGTTCGTTGACTTCATGACCAGCCCAGCCGCGATGGCGCTCTGGAACATCCCCGGTGGACAGGTGCCGATGATGAAGTCCGTGGCGACGCGGCCTGAGATGAATGAGGCCAGAAATGCGCCGTTGAAGGATGTGGCGAGCTTTATGGCAACCGCAGGCGAGTTCCCACCGGGCTTGTGCAATTGGGCGCGGACTTTCGCCGATTTCAACTTGGCGACCCAGCAGGTCGTGCTGGGGAAGGAAAGCGTGACGGGTGCCGTGGAACAGGCGGCCAGGGCCACGCAAGACCGCCAGTAAAGCGGCGCGGAGCACGGGCGACGACGGCTGATGTCGCGCCCGTATTATGATATTCAAGTCCAGAGGTATTTCATGCGACGCGCCGATTGGCCCGTGGCCTACCAGATGCTTGTCCCGGCGCTCCTGCTCGAGGGGGCCT
Encoded here:
- a CDS encoding sugar ABC transporter substrate-binding protein, which codes for MKRVIILSGIACMYFAGALSTAAADTTLRMWTFLDPGKQGGREQALKTIIEEFEKANPGIKIKVEPQVWTTLAEKFVLANNSGQAPDISWVNAENLGLVLSSDVAADLSKRVLAKWSPERKNDLVMPKAFDAVTVDGQVLAVPIMATTWVMMYRKDLFAKAGIDVKSIATWEGVTEAAKKLTKDTNDDGVPDTWGIGLGLAQERFSATPAPLAAYEGQGGFFGKDCKANIVGKGSEQAVALQASWINDHKVVPREALSMTSDDAIDQFSAGRYAMAVVANSRFEQIQRNAAGWDKNDLGQAPIPGWTKDKPGPMLVSGWFAVVSNKSPHVEIAAKFVDFMTSPAAMALWNIPGGQVPMMKSVATRPEMNEARNAPLKDVASFMATAGEFPPGLCNWARTFADFNLATQQVVLGKESVTGAVEQAARATQDRQ
- a CDS encoding FadR/GntR family transcriptional regulator is translated as MARGPFEAVKLVRPKRLYEQIASQIEQMIRTEELAAGSRLPGERELAETLGVSRPSLREALIALETAGLIEVRGGGGTFVRTAQSSVGIFSFTGEMDLGPGTLEQFEARRAIEPACAELAASYATPEQISALEASLRRMARIIRAGRNPSAEHQAFHLLVAEASRNSILASAVRELWRLRQEPMWSILRERVENRESYELGLKFRRDLIDCLKRHDATAARRAVEAHFTRLDEMYFDRKV